A genomic region of Runella rosea contains the following coding sequences:
- the murG gene encoding undecaprenyldiphospho-muramoylpentapeptide beta-N-acetylglucosaminyltransferase yields the protein MIKKVIISGGGTGGHIYPAIAIANALKAIDPTIQILFVGALGKMEMEKVPKAGYEIIGLPIAGIKRELSVDNLSFPLKLTRSLLKARSIIKSFKPDVAIGVGGFASGPLLMVASLLGIPTLIQEQNSYAGITNKMLAKRAKAICVAYPNMDSFFPKNKLKMTGNPVRSDILEVTHKRTQAYAHFGLQPNHKTLLVIGGSLGAKTINESIEAGLKLLINSGYQILWQTGKPYAEKAANAINSLKTPYAKSFDFIYEMDLAYALADVVVSRAGALSVSELCLVAKPAILVPFPYASEDHQTKNAMSLVEQNAALLIKDKDAPEELVQTALRLLQDVEKQQTLSQNIKKLGKPNAAKEIAETVLGLI from the coding sequence ATGATAAAGAAAGTAATCATTAGCGGCGGCGGCACTGGTGGACACATCTACCCAGCCATTGCTATTGCCAATGCACTCAAAGCCATTGATCCTACCATTCAAATTTTGTTTGTGGGGGCTTTGGGGAAAATGGAAATGGAAAAAGTCCCCAAAGCAGGCTACGAAATCATTGGTTTGCCGATTGCAGGAATCAAACGAGAGCTTTCAGTTGATAATTTATCATTTCCACTCAAACTCACGCGCAGTTTGTTAAAAGCGCGTAGTATTATTAAAAGTTTTAAACCAGATGTAGCCATTGGTGTAGGAGGATTTGCCAGTGGACCACTGTTGATGGTGGCGTCATTGTTGGGAATCCCAACCTTAATTCAAGAACAGAACTCGTATGCCGGCATTACCAACAAAATGCTCGCAAAACGCGCTAAAGCCATTTGTGTAGCTTATCCAAACATGGATTCGTTTTTTCCAAAAAATAAGCTCAAAATGACGGGAAACCCCGTTAGAAGCGACATTTTGGAGGTAACCCACAAGCGCACACAAGCTTACGCCCATTTTGGGTTGCAACCCAACCACAAAACGCTCCTTGTGATTGGGGGAAGTCTAGGCGCCAAGACAATCAATGAAAGTATTGAAGCGGGATTGAAATTACTGATTAATTCAGGATACCAGATTCTTTGGCAAACAGGCAAACCCTATGCTGAAAAGGCCGCAAATGCAATAAATTCACTCAAAACACCTTATGCTAAGTCCTTTGATTTTATTTATGAAATGGATTTAGCCTACGCGTTGGCCGATGTTGTGGTTTCAAGAGCAGGCGCTTTGTCCGTATCAGAGCTGTGCTTGGTGGCAAAGCCTGCTATTTTGGTTCCTTTCCCGTACGCTTCCGAAGATCACCAGACCAAAAATGCGATGAGTTTGGTAGAGCAAAATGCTGCCCTTTTAATTAAAGATAAAGATGCCCCCGAAGAACTTGTCCAGACGGCACTGAGATTATTGCAAGACGTTGAAAAACAACAGACTTTGAGTCAAAACATCAAAAAACTGGGCAAGCCCAACGCCGCGAAAGAAATTGCGGAAACGGTATTAGGACTTATTTAA
- a CDS encoding FtsW/RodA/SpoVE family cell cycle protein has product MNNEMNAPQPEPTGRSLFGGWQNAKEWLRQNLKGDIVIWIIVALLSFTSMLIVYSATGTLAYQRGGGYPESFLFKHAFFTGIGLLVMWAVHRINYTYFSRLSRAALLISIPLLILVKVAGVTINGATRWLAIPGTGLTFQPADFARLALIANLAAMLAKRQRVQYDWQIFGKMILWVGIICFFIALTSTSTAVLLGFSCFLMLYIGRVPGKYLAVMVVSIGIAGATGLVVGQRLDTAQGRIERFLKRDEYQAKQGFIAIANGGTLGQGLGKSHQRNYLTQAYSDFIYAIIIEEYGIIGGIIIMILYAILLVRGVQNINETNRAFGGLLSAGLMLSIGLQAFTNMAVAVGIFPVTGQPLPLLSMGGTSVLFTCISLGIVLSVSRGDIEETNL; this is encoded by the coding sequence ATGAATAACGAGATGAATGCGCCCCAACCTGAACCAACTGGCCGCTCCCTATTTGGCGGTTGGCAAAACGCTAAAGAATGGCTCCGTCAAAATCTGAAAGGTGATATTGTCATTTGGATTATTGTGGCTCTGCTGTCTTTTACAAGTATGCTTATTGTATATAGCGCAACAGGAACGCTGGCCTATCAGCGGGGCGGTGGTTACCCAGAATCTTTTCTGTTTAAACACGCTTTTTTTACGGGAATCGGCTTATTGGTTATGTGGGCCGTTCATCGTATCAACTACACCTATTTCTCGCGTTTATCGCGGGCCGCTCTCCTGATCTCTATTCCTTTGTTGATTCTGGTAAAAGTTGCGGGGGTTACAATCAACGGAGCCACTCGTTGGTTAGCGATTCCGGGCACTGGCTTAACCTTCCAACCCGCCGACTTTGCTCGTTTGGCGCTGATTGCCAATCTGGCAGCAATGCTTGCCAAACGTCAGCGGGTACAATATGACTGGCAGATTTTTGGGAAAATGATTTTATGGGTCGGAATTATCTGTTTTTTCATTGCCCTTACCAGTACCTCTACCGCCGTTTTGTTGGGATTCTCGTGCTTTTTAATGCTATACATTGGCCGTGTGCCAGGCAAATATTTAGCAGTAATGGTCGTTTCTATTGGCATTGCAGGGGCGACGGGCCTTGTGGTTGGCCAACGCCTTGACACCGCCCAAGGACGTATTGAGCGATTTCTTAAACGAGATGAGTATCAGGCTAAGCAAGGTTTTATTGCCATCGCCAACGGCGGAACGCTTGGACAAGGACTCGGCAAAAGTCACCAACGAAATTACCTTACCCAAGCCTATTCGGATTTTATATATGCCATAATTATTGAAGAATACGGCATTATCGGAGGAATTATTATCATGATTTTATATGCTATTTTGTTGGTGCGAGGAGTCCAAAACATCAATGAAACCAATCGAGCATTTGGCGGACTACTCTCCGCAGGACTTATGTTAAGCATTGGCTTACAAGCATTTACAAACATGGCCGTAGCCGTAGGGATTTTTCCCGTCACTGGCCAACCTTTGCCTTTATTAAGCATGGGAGGAACCTCCGTTTTATTTACCTGTATCTCACTCGGAATTGTACTCAGTGTTAGCAGAGGTGATATTGAAGAAACAAATTTATAA
- the murD gene encoding UDP-N-acetylmuramoyl-L-alanine--D-glutamate ligase: MISRNTFKTVVLGGGESGVGAALLAQAKGFNVFLSDKGTLSDEFRNVLNVHGIDFEEGKHTEERILAADEVIKSPGIPDTAPLVKKLYAQGTPVISEIEFAARYTKARKIAITGSNGKTTTTLLTYHLLKSAGFNVGLAGNIGESFAKQVIEDRFDWFVLELSSFQLDNMYQFKADIGILLNITPDHLDRYEYTFQKYVDSKFRLLQNMQPGDDFIYFVDNEAIASELDKKPFMVNHLPISFVKKDSNGGFFHEGKLQLTRHPRTFEISADKLPIKGPHNAINAMAATLAAMAAGVSDEQIRQGLLTFQNAAHRLEPVAEINGIKFINDSKATNVDSVYYALNSFNTPIIWIAGGVDKGNDYTQIEDLVRQKVKALICLGKDNSKLLSFFTPIVPVIIETQDVSKAVAHAVSLGHPDDIALLSPACASFDLFKNYEDRGDLFKAAVLDFALNSQKNDE, encoded by the coding sequence ATGATTTCCCGAAATACCTTTAAAACCGTTGTTTTAGGCGGAGGTGAAAGTGGTGTAGGTGCAGCATTGCTCGCCCAAGCCAAAGGATTTAATGTATTTTTATCAGATAAAGGCACTTTATCTGATGAATTTCGTAATGTCCTGAATGTTCATGGCATTGACTTTGAAGAAGGGAAACACACCGAGGAACGAATCTTGGCTGCCGATGAGGTCATTAAAAGCCCGGGAATTCCCGATACGGCTCCGTTGGTCAAAAAGCTATATGCTCAGGGAACACCCGTTATTTCAGAAATAGAATTCGCTGCGCGGTACACAAAAGCAAGAAAAATCGCGATAACGGGCAGTAATGGAAAAACAACCACAACCTTACTCACGTATCATTTACTCAAATCTGCAGGCTTTAATGTAGGTTTGGCGGGCAATATCGGCGAAAGCTTTGCTAAACAGGTAATTGAAGATAGATTTGATTGGTTTGTACTAGAGTTAAGCAGCTTTCAATTGGATAATATGTACCAATTCAAAGCTGACATTGGTATATTATTAAACATTACCCCTGACCACTTGGATCGGTACGAGTATACTTTTCAGAAATACGTCGATTCTAAGTTTCGATTACTTCAAAATATGCAACCCGGCGACGATTTTATCTATTTTGTAGATAATGAAGCCATCGCTTCCGAATTAGATAAAAAACCGTTCATGGTGAATCACTTACCTATTTCTTTCGTAAAAAAGGATAGCAATGGCGGTTTTTTTCATGAAGGAAAATTGCAACTGACGCGCCATCCCCGTACTTTTGAGATAAGTGCGGATAAATTACCGATCAAGGGTCCACATAATGCCATCAATGCCATGGCGGCAACGTTGGCGGCTATGGCGGCTGGGGTAAGTGATGAGCAAATTCGGCAAGGTTTATTGACATTTCAAAACGCGGCTCATCGGCTTGAGCCCGTGGCAGAAATCAATGGCATCAAGTTCATCAATGATTCAAAAGCCACCAATGTAGACTCGGTTTATTACGCACTTAACAGTTTTAATACCCCAATTATTTGGATTGCTGGCGGAGTGGATAAAGGCAACGATTATACCCAAATCGAAGACTTAGTTCGCCAGAAAGTAAAAGCCCTTATCTGTCTGGGCAAAGATAATAGCAAACTTCTCTCGTTTTTTACCCCTATCGTTCCTGTAATCATCGAGACACAGGACGTAAGTAAAGCTGTAGCTCATGCTGTTTCGTTAGGTCATCCTGACGACATTGCTTTGTTGTCGCCCGCTTGCGCCAGTTTCGATTTGTTCAAAAATTACGAAGACCGTGGCGATTTATTCAAAGCGGCTGTTCTGGATTTTGCACTTAATTCCCAAAAAAACGATGAATAA
- a CDS encoding c-type cytochrome domain-containing protein, producing the protein MILLQASDWAAFIGRFHPVLVHLPIGFLILAGLLEIGRLINKIEVKESTITFVLFWSAIGATVSCVAGYLLSLGGGYEVELLDEHKWQGIWVAVAAWVAWMTKSELLVNKIPFGSLLYLPALTVGAILTMVAGHHGGSLTHGEGYLTQETPEPFRGWLGMEPKAEKGSDEIKPIADVNNAMVFQEVVNPILKARCVQCHNANKSKGDLRMDQIELLKKGGENGPIFVAGQGSESELIKRCLLPLEDENHMPPKGKTQLTDNQVAILSWWIDQGAPFDKKVAELKATDAIKPALAALSGSSTSVSSSQPTTASKESPVLSLKVPAPDAKAVEALKKAGLLVMPIANESNLLEINAVNINTLTDAQVALLEPLKEQIIWLKLGDTKISDQAATIIAKLKNLQKLHLENTEVTDATIRQIKALPYLEYLNLVNTQVTDAGIKELVSAKSLLSLHVWQSKVTEGGVAALKQAKPNLEVTIGINEQQIAEFIKAGETAPKPDEAKKK; encoded by the coding sequence ATGATTCTGTTACAAGCCTCTGATTGGGCCGCGTTTATTGGTCGTTTTCACCCTGTATTGGTTCACTTACCCATCGGTTTTTTGATTTTGGCGGGGTTGCTCGAAATCGGCCGATTGATCAACAAAATTGAAGTCAAAGAATCAACCATCACCTTTGTACTTTTCTGGTCAGCTATCGGCGCCACGGTTTCCTGCGTAGCTGGATACCTGTTGTCATTAGGAGGTGGTTATGAAGTGGAGTTATTGGATGAACACAAATGGCAGGGAATATGGGTGGCTGTAGCCGCTTGGGTAGCCTGGATGACCAAATCGGAGTTATTGGTCAATAAAATTCCTTTCGGTAGCTTACTTTATTTACCAGCGTTGACCGTTGGGGCTATATTAACCATGGTTGCAGGTCATCATGGTGGCTCTTTGACCCACGGAGAAGGATATTTGACCCAAGAAACGCCTGAGCCTTTTCGCGGCTGGTTGGGCATGGAGCCCAAAGCCGAAAAAGGCTCGGATGAAATCAAACCCATTGCTGATGTCAACAATGCCATGGTTTTCCAGGAAGTCGTAAATCCTATCCTGAAAGCCCGTTGTGTTCAATGCCACAATGCCAATAAATCAAAAGGGGATTTGCGCATGGACCAGATTGAATTGCTGAAAAAAGGCGGTGAAAATGGACCGATTTTCGTGGCAGGTCAAGGCAGCGAAAGCGAATTGATCAAGCGTTGTTTGTTGCCCCTTGAAGATGAAAACCATATGCCTCCAAAAGGCAAAACGCAACTTACGGACAATCAGGTTGCGATACTTTCGTGGTGGATTGACCAAGGTGCTCCATTTGACAAAAAAGTGGCTGAACTTAAAGCTACCGATGCCATCAAGCCGGCATTGGCTGCGTTGAGCGGCTCATCAACGTCGGTTAGCAGTTCTCAGCCTACCACAGCCTCCAAAGAATCTCCTGTATTAAGCTTAAAAGTACCCGCACCCGATGCAAAAGCCGTAGAAGCACTGAAAAAAGCGGGCCTATTGGTCATGCCAATTGCTAACGAAAGCAACTTATTAGAAATAAATGCGGTGAATATCAATACTTTAACCGACGCTCAAGTGGCCCTTCTAGAACCACTTAAAGAACAAATCATTTGGTTAAAATTGGGTGATACAAAGATTTCGGACCAGGCCGCCACAATAATTGCTAAGTTAAAAAATCTTCAAAAATTACATTTAGAAAATACGGAGGTTACGGATGCTACCATTCGTCAAATCAAAGCTCTACCGTATTTGGAATACCTCAATTTGGTCAATACCCAAGTGACTGATGCAGGGATAAAAGAGCTTGTTTCCGCAAAAAGTTTGTTGAGCCTTCACGTTTGGCAATCAAAAGTAACAGAGGGCGGGGTAGCCGCCTTAAAGCAGGCAAAACCTAATTTAGAAGTGACGATTGGCATCAACGAACAACAAATCGCGGAGTTTATTAAAGCTGGTGAAACAGCCCCTAAACCAGACGAAGCAAAGAAAAAATAA
- a CDS encoding alpha-L-fucosidase, with amino-acid sequence MKLLRILLVLHFPVFLFAQTPLRRSESFFGLHFDFHAVLEDTLIGKTLTDRMIDSLLQKVKPDFIQVDCKGHSGVTSYPTKVGHTPKRFEKDILRLFRDVTKRHGVALYLHYSGVWDNEAVKHHPHWARINAEGKRDDKKTSLWSAYSDSLLIPQLKEMSDYGVDGVWIDGDCWATEPDYCAAAVEEFRKSTGIQEIPKKKTDPNYSQWLEFHRTVFRRYVRKYTDALHLYNPRFQVASNWSFSAMMPEPVDINVDFLSGDTEPLNGANQSAFQARCLAPQGKPWDLMSWSFGYGWDDQVFSAKSATQLSQEAAQVISMGGGYQAYWTQHRDGSLKTYAYGTMADLAKFCRERQPFCQNTKPIPQVGLLYSNTGYKSEITTVYNTGDGRQNSMIGTLNALLYSQLPTEILQEHHLLGHTKEYPVIVIPEWKKINEQLKNELVEYARQGGNLVVVGSETVKIFEKELGVILNSTTQAIPFWGFDNLITGTKATYRPFQLLSGTQPFGQWYSQEDTRFAQGPLATIASLGKGKIAGVYFNFGEQHYKRETYVGRDFLGKLVKELFQPNVEVNGSKLVNVALNQKNGTTYVNLINMAGNHANKSIHANDEIPPLYNLQVSIKTPRRPRQVMLQPENKPLPFAYKNGRAVFIISKLAIHSIAEIKL; translated from the coding sequence ATGAAACTCCTGCGTATTCTGCTTGTTCTTCACTTTCCTGTTTTTCTTTTTGCCCAAACGCCGTTACGGCGTTCCGAAAGTTTTTTTGGGCTGCATTTTGATTTTCATGCAGTGTTGGAAGATACACTTATCGGTAAAACCCTTACCGACAGAATGATAGATTCGCTGCTACAAAAGGTAAAACCCGATTTTATTCAAGTAGATTGTAAAGGACATTCTGGCGTAACGAGTTATCCTACAAAGGTGGGCCATACGCCCAAGCGCTTCGAAAAAGACATACTTCGTTTGTTTCGGGACGTGACAAAGCGCCACGGCGTCGCGCTTTATTTGCATTATTCGGGTGTGTGGGACAATGAAGCGGTGAAGCATCACCCCCATTGGGCAAGAATCAATGCCGAAGGCAAACGCGACGATAAGAAAACATCGCTTTGGAGTGCGTATTCTGACAGCTTGCTCATTCCACAACTAAAAGAAATGAGCGACTACGGCGTGGATGGCGTTTGGATAGATGGCGATTGCTGGGCCACCGAGCCCGATTATTGCGCAGCCGCAGTGGAGGAGTTTCGGAAGAGCACGGGAATTCAGGAGATTCCTAAAAAGAAAACAGATCCGAATTATTCTCAATGGCTGGAATTTCACCGAACGGTCTTTCGTCGATACGTGCGCAAATACACAGATGCCTTGCATTTATACAATCCTCGTTTTCAGGTAGCCAGCAATTGGTCGTTCTCGGCTATGATGCCCGAACCCGTGGATATCAACGTCGATTTCCTTTCGGGCGACACCGAGCCGCTCAACGGAGCCAATCAGTCGGCGTTTCAGGCACGGTGTTTGGCACCGCAGGGAAAACCCTGGGATTTGATGTCGTGGAGTTTTGGATATGGCTGGGACGACCAGGTGTTTTCGGCCAAAAGTGCCACCCAACTTTCTCAAGAGGCGGCGCAGGTGATTTCGATGGGCGGTGGTTATCAAGCCTATTGGACCCAACACAGAGATGGCAGCCTCAAAACCTACGCCTACGGAACAATGGCCGATTTGGCTAAATTTTGCCGCGAACGTCAACCTTTTTGCCAAAATACCAAACCCATTCCTCAGGTGGGTCTGCTGTATTCAAATACGGGGTATAAAAGCGAAATCACGACCGTTTACAATACGGGAGATGGCAGGCAAAACTCCATGATTGGTACACTCAATGCTTTATTATACAGCCAATTACCGACAGAAATATTACAAGAGCACCATCTTCTTGGACACACAAAGGAATATCCAGTGATTGTCATTCCAGAATGGAAAAAGATAAACGAACAGCTAAAAAATGAATTGGTAGAATACGCCCGACAAGGCGGAAATTTAGTTGTAGTCGGTAGCGAAACCGTGAAAATTTTTGAAAAAGAACTGGGCGTGATATTAAATTCAACCACGCAGGCTATTCCTTTTTGGGGCTTTGACAACTTAATCACTGGCACCAAAGCAACCTATCGACCGTTTCAATTATTGTCTGGTACACAGCCATTCGGCCAATGGTACAGTCAAGAAGATACTCGTTTTGCCCAAGGGCCCTTGGCTACCATTGCTTCGCTGGGGAAAGGAAAAATTGCGGGCGTTTATTTCAACTTTGGCGAACAGCATTACAAGCGCGAAACCTACGTGGGCCGAGATTTCTTAGGAAAACTGGTAAAAGAACTTTTTCAACCCAACGTGGAGGTCAATGGCTCAAAGCTGGTAAACGTGGCTTTGAATCAAAAAAATGGCACAACTTACGTAAACCTTATCAATATGGCGGGCAACCACGCAAACAAATCCATCCACGCAAACGACGAAATTCCGCCGCTCTATAACCTTCAAGTATCGATAAAAACACCCCGTCGCCCTCGTCAGGTGATGCTTCAACCCGAAAATAAACCCCTGCCATTTGCGTATAAAAATGGTAGAGCAGTCTTTATAATAAGTAAATTAGCTATTCATTCGATTGCTGAAATCAAACTATGA
- a CDS encoding TlpA disulfide reductase family protein has protein sequence MKAIILFIASFSYTVLAAQNLVGKCSSIKSGTLYLVNQSNETTDSVAIKNGRFSFTHKLREPSLFKLRSPALKDDLYLVLDNKQLAIEIDSAGKVKYRSNNVLNVDFQKIYKDLLAFQQEIIKRSPAVDSLDNDSLLAVRRRIYDGYIQKITDFVIQKSSELSSALVLFEIIQLSKLLPPDELKKRFELLSGKVKDSQYGQKIGAYLKKELSLRAGNLAPDFEFVDLENKEHILSEYKGKYVLLHFWASWCGPCRGENKKLPALLPSLASLPLTIIHISWDSDKEAWLKAIKADNLEGCKHVLNVKGPKSDVFRNYQISGIPDTVLIGPDGHIVQNDIKWEELEKHVK, from the coding sequence ATGAAGGCCATTATACTATTCATTGCGTCTTTTTCATATACGGTACTCGCTGCCCAAAATCTCGTAGGAAAGTGTTCCTCCATCAAATCAGGTACGCTTTATTTGGTCAATCAATCCAACGAAACCACCGATTCCGTTGCCATCAAAAACGGACGATTTTCCTTTACCCATAAACTTAGAGAGCCGAGCCTATTCAAGTTGCGCTCGCCAGCATTGAAGGATGACTTATATTTAGTGTTGGATAACAAGCAGTTGGCCATCGAAATTGATTCAGCTGGAAAGGTGAAATACCGCTCTAATAACGTACTGAATGTAGATTTTCAAAAAATCTATAAAGACCTTTTAGCTTTTCAGCAGGAAATCATAAAGCGTTCACCGGCGGTTGATTCGTTGGATAATGATTCTCTCCTAGCGGTGAGGAGGAGAATTTATGATGGATACATTCAGAAAATTACCGATTTTGTGATCCAGAAGTCATCTGAGTTATCGTCAGCACTGGTTCTTTTTGAGATTATTCAGCTCAGCAAATTACTTCCGCCAGATGAACTGAAAAAGCGGTTTGAATTGCTTTCAGGTAAGGTAAAAGATTCACAATACGGGCAAAAAATTGGCGCTTACCTAAAAAAGGAATTGAGCTTACGCGCAGGCAACCTCGCTCCTGATTTTGAATTTGTTGACTTAGAAAACAAAGAGCATATCTTGTCGGAATATAAGGGTAAGTATGTTCTTCTGCATTTTTGGGCATCGTGGTGCGGGCCGTGTCGTGGAGAAAATAAAAAATTACCTGCCTTATTGCCATCTCTTGCTTCATTACCCCTTACCATTATCCATATTTCCTGGGACTCAGACAAAGAGGCGTGGCTAAAGGCTATTAAAGCTGATAATTTGGAGGGATGTAAACATGTTTTAAATGTAAAAGGCCCCAAAAGCGATGTGTTTCGCAATTATCAAATTTCAGGAATCCCCGACACTGTATTGATTGGGCCAGATGGACACATTGTACAAAATGATATTAAGTGGGAGGAATTAGAAAAACACGTAAAGTGA
- the gcvH gene encoding glycine cleavage system protein GcvH has translation MTFPEELKYTKDHEWIRFEDDDTAVVGVTDFAQQELGDIVYVDITTVGQTVEEGEIFGSVEAVKTVSDLFIPVSGEVLEFNDELEAAPELVNEDPYGKGWMVRIKITGSTDSLLSVEEYKELIGE, from the coding sequence ATGACTTTCCCCGAAGAGCTTAAATACACCAAAGATCACGAATGGATTCGTTTTGAAGACGATGATACCGCAGTAGTTGGAGTGACGGATTTTGCCCAACAAGAACTGGGTGACATTGTTTATGTAGACATCACTACGGTGGGCCAGACCGTTGAAGAAGGTGAGATTTTTGGCAGCGTAGAAGCGGTTAAAACCGTTTCTGACCTTTTTATTCCCGTATCAGGTGAAGTCCTTGAATTTAACGATGAATTAGAAGCCGCGCCTGAGTTGGTCAACGAAGACCCTTATGGTAAAGGCTGGATGGTTCGTATCAAAATTACGGGTTCAACAGATAGTTTACTTTCGGTAGAAGAATACAAAGAATTGATTGGCGAATAA